The genomic interval GGTAGGCTATTTTTATAAACCTACACACCGGAGGAATTCCATAGAATTATTACAAAGACtctacatatgtatacatatgctCCGAAGAGAGACTATTTAAAGAGAAACACCAACTATGGCGGGAAAGATACACATACCAAAAACCTTTTTCATTTGAAAGCTAACTAATTAAATTTATGCAAATTAATGTATGATGTTAGGCACACGTTGATATCGTTGAATATCGAtataacgaaaaaaaaacatagAAACGCATAAAGAAAGCGTTTGTATGAATTCATTAGAAGTTGCAGTTGATATATAAAAATCTTGTTatacaaattatataatttatcttGTTGATAAAAAGTTTAATTATACGCGATTAATATTACGACGTTCTGAATCCTACATTCTAGAGAAATTAAGAGTGATGCGCCAGTACTACGAACACGATTCGCAGCGCCGTCTATAGTTCACGCACGTTCCCTGTtgaattccaaaaaattgttgCATTCTAAACATGCATACTAGAAATGATAGCAGAATGTAATTATAATATTCGACGAGGTACATCACTCTATGCCTGCAAACGTTCTAAATACTCCTAGATCAATATTTCTCGAATTTGTCAGCGAAtctgaataataaaaaaagaaagaaaactatACACAAGCCTGTAATCAAAGAGTTAATCAAAATGTCACGGAAAATACATGAAGAACGTGTTTAGTTACTTTTGTCTTAAACGACGCTGAATCACCGCGCCTattgtataaataattataagacAATTATGTTTTAATATTGCATTCTCAAAGTTTCAAAGCGACAAGATTATCGCTCGAACGCGTCGAACATATCGTTACTAAATATAACGTATACCTACGTATACGTGTTCAGTGCGTATAATAAATAAGCGAACTATATTGTGTATTATATAGTGAAACTCATCACTTTGCAACGTACAACCGAAGATTCCCTTGCAATCATGCAATCGTAAAATCAATATGTCATACTTTCTGTCAAATAACATAtgtataataaaattgatatgTATGTTACTTGAAAGAAATTATGGGACTCGATCTACGAGTCTTGGACTGCTGTAGCATATAGTGTTTCTGATCGAAACAACGTTACTGCACGTGTGTTTATTAGCGACAAAAGAAAACAATTACACGAGAAGCAGTTGCTATGATTGCGCCATGCACTTGAAATCGTCGACATTATTGACGCGACACCTAAATTTCCTTTCAAGTCagatattttcagtaattgaaGATTTTGTACATATCTCTCATGATCTGcaattgaattattttttaaatttactgTACTGTTGAATCGAGATGCGCGAATCCCTTAAAAATTACAATCGTGACGTAAGAGTTGCTCTCGCGTagaattgaatgaaataaaaaatatttttcgtgtttCGAATTGAACTTCGGTATACTTAATAATACAGAATACTATTCAGTACTTAATAATACAGAACTCAAGGTACGCGAATGCTATAGTTTCATCCGACATACATGAACTACAAAATTATATTGAACTTCAATCGATCTTGCTCTTTCAAAGTTCCAATAAACTTTCATAAATCAGTGTAAAAAGCTGAACGATATTTTTTCCTTGCTTTCTCGTCTTTTAAAGAGTTTTACAGGAGATCTATGCACGGAAAAAATATAGACTCGCTTGCAGTATACTTAGGGGTGTAGTAGACGAGTAACTACCTCGCACGATGCCATACCATACACAGCAGTGGTTCTTAAACTTTTTATGCGTAACCCCTTGTTTCGAAAGCCTAACTATAATCTGGCAAATAAATGAACTAAACAATAATGTAGCATAAAATATTGTTGCCTACaatttaaagaaagaaattgaaatataaAATCCTATCAAAAAGTgataaacatatttttgaaaataaacttattTTTGGAATATAATAATTAAGGGACAGAAgcagaataaattattttctgtaTGGATATCTATAATTCTATTGcaatataagataatataaaaaaagatcTTACGTGGCAATAGCACAATTGTTAATACAGATACTGAATGATATATTTGCTTGATATTTACTATAGTTTGTCTACTACATTACGTTGTACTGATATTTTTTTAGCACAATAATGTATGGAGTAATAATAAACAACTAAATATTTTCAGCATAAATTTCCTATTTACTCAACAGAACTTAGGAAAAGAGATTTTTCAAAGCACCTTAAATCCAATGGTTTCGCAAAGAATGGTTTCAGAAACACTGCCAAACATGAGTAACACTTAATGCCAGAGAAATAATTGTTAGCAGAAGTCACATACAGCTGTAGACAAAATCATCCTTGTCAGAATATTACACTTGTATTTATTCACAGATGCGaacatatataataatataaacgtataataaatatatcatcaCCATAAGAATGCAGTAGactaaacaaaaattttaaataaaatgtttcatGAATGTGATAGTCGTTCCATTAGGATGTTAGAAGCCTTAATAGttatattgaaatcaaatataatttgtatatatacacatatacatatattgtacatGGAATTAAATGTATAAATGAAACCAAAGTGTATAAGTAATAAAATGCATAACAAAGACAAATATTCGATTTGTATATAATActaaaaaatgactattttaaatGTTAAATCGGGCTTCTTATATCGTTGTTAATATCTATACATACCCGTGATGTAAGTTTGTGTTTATCGTTATCTTTTCCATTGTTAATCTCTTTCTGTTCAAATACTataatgtatttaataaaaCTCGGTGTTTTTGATACATGATTTTGTACTCGTATTATTTGCCTCGCGAAGTTTGACCGCGCTAAGGCACCCGAATTAAAATATCTCTTACATATAGATACTATACATACAAGGAGtctacaaaaatatttgtttacataTTGTTCTTGCGCTTCGTTCGAACAGATTTTCTCAAGACCGTTGTGCTCTCTACCACTGTAGTATTCATGTTTCGATTTCTCAATCGTGTTTTACTTTGGAGACATGTTTCCTGATCATCGCACAGCACACTCACAGATCCTTCATTGGATTCATCGGTCTCGCTAAGATTCGATGGGGACAATTTCTTAAGCCTCTTCTTCACGTCGTAAACGGTTTTACCATCATTCTGTATGAAATCACGATTTCTTTTACGGTAGGAACGACTTCCACTACATTCGGGAGACGAACTTATGTTTTCCTTTTCGATACGCGACGAGTTTAGTAGACTGTTGTTTAAAAATCCATTATTAACAGCATTTGATTTACCTGTAAACGTAATTCTAtgtattttaatcatttccaaATGTACACTTTGATCAATCTGAATTGCATACCACTACTAAGTTTGCTATCGATGCTATCGTTACTTGATAGGTCGTAACAAATGTTTTGCAAGACAGGAGCAGGCTTTTCACAATCTCCGTCTTCTTGATCAGAAGACGAATTGTCTCTTGTTGAGGAAAAGTCCACCCTCCTTGTTTCATCCTTTGAAAATTTCATCCTTTCTCCCCTTTTTAATGATATTTTGTGATTCGAAGAGTTCCATGTACACACAGAAATATCACTGCGTATGTCCGACTTCACGTGATCGCTTTCTACTTCTATTTCCCCGACATGATCGTTATAATCTGATCGTGTTTCATTCATTTCAGCATTATTGTTGCAAGGAAACTCAATATTAAGACATTTCTTTGGATCGCTGCTAGAATACATTTGTAAAGGGCAAGCACTGTCCGAATCAGAATCTTGAATATATGCATGGGAATTCACAGACGGTAGATCATTTTTGTCGACATCGTTTATTGAATCATCCGAACTCTCAGCGATTGTTTCACTTTTCTGTACGGTACGTTTGTAGCCTTCAAAGCTTTCGTTTAACAAATTACGTCTTACAGTCGGATTTCTTTGTAGCTCGGAACTCTTGATTCGTTTAATTAAACTTTCGAAACTGTCTTTATGTGCTTCCACTGgtgaagaaaaatgaaatagtGCAATGTTGTATTCGTTGTAATGAATTAAGAAATATTAAACAAAAACTTACAATACTTTTTCCTCTCTTCGTCTATGACGTTTTGTTCTGTATTTCTGTTAACTTGTAACTTCTGAAACAATCAATATAGATTGCTATATGTATACTGTTATATTGCatttctctacttcgaaaagTGTTGCCTGTTATAAGTAGGAATAATTACATTTATAAATGAAGtcttattaattcttttttcaagGTTCTCCTCATCTTCGCATTGTTTAATTAATTCGGAAACTGATCGTGGAGTAGATTTATCACATTCCGCATTATAAAGAACAATATATCTTTGCAATCGAGCTTCCATAATCTTGCGTTCTCCTTGTGCAGACAAGCCGAATTCTTTTAACTTTTTACGCATCACTGCATCCTTCATTAAACTAAATACTAGCTTCGGTAGTGGTTGACGTTTTGCATCTGTTCTGAAAAATAAATAGTAATCGTATACTTTTATCCAAATGTTTCAATGATACAGCACGCACATAAATTATACATTACGCATTATCGTTACACTTACTTTATCTGTACTTGATCTTTCTTCGCTTCTCGTTTTAAACAATCATCAAGATGCCTATTTATATTAGTCTCTGAAATAGTAACTTTGCAGACTGGACATATAACAACCTTGGTTTCATCTGTGCTAACTGGATCCTGCCGTTTAGTACTTTTTGGAGTAAACATTTCAGGTATTTTGTTTTTACCACTAGTACTCGGACTAGATAAATCTCTTTGAACATTTGTAGAAGGTGATGCGATATTTgcagaaattaaatttctactAATACTTGCATTTTCTTGTTTAATCGAAGGTGAATATTTCTTTTGATGAGTTGATTTTGGTGAATTGAGAAAGCCGTCACACTTGTTGCCTGGCAGAAATTGTAGCGGACcttttagacatttttttaatttgtctTTAACTTGCAAAAATTGTGCTATAATTTCATCCAAAACTTTATTTTTTCGTAAGTCTTTCTCGAAAGTCTCCGCAAAGCAAGTGGGACATTGTGTTTTGTAATGCAAATACTTTCTGATACATAACGAACAATCTGTAATTAGATGAGTGTTATTATATGTATGTGTTAATAACTAAGATAATATTAAAAACAGTATCCAAAACAAATACTGTTACTTACAATTATGAGAGCATGATGTTATAACAGATGTATTGATATATTCATAGCATATACCGCAAAACATCAAATCCTCTATGTGCTGCGAAACAATTGatcattttatttgttaattgaaaTTGCAAATAAGAGAAGGAGTTAATATAAAAGTTGTAAATCGTTACCTTCAATTGTATATATTCAGGAGGCCACATTATacgttattattgtttagacATATATGTATTACAAACCAGAGGTTAGATTAAATGTTTCTTTAAGGTAACGACCATAATTATGCGTTACTGAAAAATAAACAGTAACTGTTACTAAAATATAAATCATAAATTATAGATACCAATGgtcaaagaaaaattataaaagtaaATAAACAAAACAGTCTGCTCATACAATCGTTACTTTGAAATTGCATACAATCACTTTTGCCGGGAAACTCATAAAATGCTCTCCTGGTAGCAACTAAAAACCGATAGATGTCTATCTTACCGACTCGATGTCAACGATCTCTTGTCTTGAACTTTTTTAACCAAACGGACCCTAGTGTAAAGTACCATTCTCAACCTGAGCCTTTGAGCCTACTTTGAGCCTTTCAACGTCCAACAACTCCTACAAAAATACATTCTAAAATGACCTCAAAACATATTTTTGTGTATTGTTCTATTCCTGCCGAATCCCCCATAAGGTGCTGTGTACAGAGAGGATACGAGAGTGCTCACTCCCTAAAATGATtgtgttaaaatacaatataaatgtttacatgTAATGTGGATTATGCGTTGGTAACCATATTGTCGCACATGGTAACATCCAGTAATTTAAGATCAGCGTTACCTAGCGGTAGACTCGAGAACCAATTCAGCCAATTGAGTATATTGTTTCCTTTGTTACACAGTCTTCTACTGATTTATTGTTTGCaaatatgaaaaaagaaaaatatattaaaataaaatttgttaaaataaaGTCTGTGTATAGAAAATACCAAAGCAGAGTTAGCgatgaaatgaaatttatttattacttaatgCCACTACATAAGGTTGATTATAGTATCTTCAAAGTAttgaaaactaaaaaaaaaatgtgttttatcTTTTGTTTGCTGTTGAATGTAAATGTAAAAAAAGCAGCAAATCCACTATGTTCAACTATGTTGATCTGCGTGGATTCGAGTAAACAGAGACACCGTTGTAAATTGCAGTAAACcatatttatttgaataattattatttgaatAGTAAATAGATACAATAGAGAACGCTTTTAGCAGGCCAACTTCCCAGTAACGGTGATGTGAACTATCAATATCGTTTTCTCGTTCGTTTTCTAAGACATGCGTTATCAAGGCATAGAAGCATCGATTGTTTAAAAAACCTTTGAATAATAATTAGGAATAATGATATTAGGTAACCCGTGATTACCTTTAAAAgtttaaaaacaattaaaagGTATTTTTATACCGTACAAGATAAATATTGCTAAACGTGGGAAACAGTTAAAATTTCTCGTTTAAATCGTAATGGCATCACTGGCATTACAATCACTCCTTGGcctaaaataacaaaatactaTGTATAATAAGAGATTGCATTGCGACTCTTTGTATCATCTGAGAAACGATCGGCTTAATCATTGTTTTATCGGACACATGTTTTTCTTCCAGcttcttctctataatattataatattccccCATGTCCGACTATTGAACATGTTTGTATCTTTAAATGGCATCGATATCAAAATCATCTTCATCGTTCGAATCTTCATTGACTGCGGCAGGCTTCTGCGCAGGCGGTGACTGTTGAGGTTTAAGTGACTGTTTGGCTCTGTCATCGTATTCAATCTACAAACCAGCAAAAAGGAAAACAATCAGAATCctcttttaattaaattaagtccaataaaaaaaaaacctgtTTATACTGACCTCTAAGTCGTCGTCTTCCTCCTCCGATTCTGAATCCTCTTCCTCAGCTTCTTTCAACCATGTTATGAACGGCGCAGCTTTATCATGAATTTCTTGAGATAAATCTTTCGATACATACTTTTTAGTAACTTTGCTCGCCCACTCGAATAAAGCTTTCTCCTCCAAAATATCTGCGTCGTAAAAGAGCTGCAAGCAAACGATAAATATTAAAATCGTCTATTTTATACAATCCTTAACCTGTAGGTTAACTTCTCATTTTCTATAGTATTACTATATTCCTCATAGCAAAGTTGCGTAACTTTTCTACAGACAATCACCATTTAACTCTTCGCACTTGGAGACTTTCCAGACTACTTATCAGCCACTTATGAGCAACGAATTATTTTTACActctaaattttataaaatgcgGATTTGGGACACATTGGATCCGGCTATACCGTTTATGCTATCCCCTTaaggggccggcatggtttgaaatccatatacgtatgcaagggtcaaaaccttttcaaactaccgcttcaatattgcaatgagcagtttagaagtggtcaattgtgtttcctaaaagtccaatctacgtctgtatggagcccaaattgcgaatttctacctcatcgtggagtattttgtaatattcggcagaaaattcgaattctgaagcaagtatgacgtcacaagatggctgccgttgagagattctcttaatttcgagagatttagtgttcgtatcgaaaaaaggccccatacagacgtagcaaagacatgtacaaacacggtggtatgcatttttaattgaatacttacttatttaagacgtaaaatgtctagaaaaaaaggcatagcgtaacatagcgtgacagtcaaggccaaatgcctgccggcccccttaaagaggagagtgaagtgcaaagggttaaaagatcaTCCAGCTAGAAGGTAAGAAGCCCAGTTAGCGTTTACCTTTAAAATGCCGGGTACTTTCGGCATCAAAGAATCCTTGTGCAGGGCTATCACTTGCTCGATTCCCCTGATTAAATACTTTTGTGCCTTGGTGTCGTCGTGGGTGAAACGGAGTAGCAATACTCGGTACTTTTTGGCTTGAGCAGCAATGTTCTGATCGAAGAGCAATTCGGCCAAGATCAGCGGCGCTTTAATCTTAATCTCTAGCCGTTCAGCCTCGGCGATTAGCTCCTTATGGTTGTCCAGTTGGCCGGCGTCCCGACGACATTTGACCAGCTTATAAAACATGtccattctctctttctcagtCTTTTCGAGATCATCGCTGATGGTCATCCCCTTCGCTCCGTCAGTCAGATCTTGAAGGCGGGCTCTGACTGCTTCCTCCGACACGTCGACTGCCCAATTAACGTCGTCCACATCTTCGTCAGGAATCTTCTCGGGTACCTCGACCACGATGTCCTTCGCGCTGGTGTCGTTTTCCGGTGACCCGGACCGATCACCGTTGGCAGTCGCGGTGGTGGTTGTGGTGGTATCGCCGTTAGCGCGTTTCGAACGTTTTCCCCGTTTTCCTTCTGTCAAAGAGCTGCCCTGGACCGCGGGATTCAGACTCGGTGGATTCTTCAGGATGTAGGTATTCAATTTATGGTTGCTTTCCAATAGTCCGTGATGGCCGCACGCCTTGCACCCCTGCGAGATAGTCGATTTCTTCGCGCTGACTACCAGCTCGGTTTCCGGATTGTCGCAGGCAGGGCATAGGACGTACTTCCGAATAAATCCGTCGAGGAGATCTTGCAATTTAATGGCGTCGTGTGAACCGTTCACAATGAATCTTTCGTTTTTGAAGTCGAATTGTGTCTGCGCACCCAGCTCACAGCCGAAGTACTTGGTAGGATAGGTGGCCGGTCTGCCGATGGCTTTGGCGACGTCGACCATGTTCACGATTACGGTCTTGATGCCGTTACCTTTCCCCTCGACCTTCGCCTGGATCCGCGGCATCTTGTACCGGTAAAACGCATCGCTCACGTTGCGATTCACGTTCACGCTACCCATGGTGACCGAtcttttttctttctgttcCTACTCGGTGATTGAATCCCTCCCTTCTTCAGATACGACTGCGACCACAGATGAGACGTCGTCGCGAACGCTATTCGACGGGCCACAAGCGACGAGAGCGACGGCTTCGAGCCGTGATATTCCGTTGTTCTTGCTGATGGTGTTTTTCTCGTTTAACTTTTCttgctctctttctttctctttctctctttctttctctggtCCCTTTGACCCCCTATCGTTGGCTTGGTTCAAGTAGGTAACGTCTTCGTCCTCGTCCTTCTAGATCTACTTTCCACGCTTCCCAGCGGCAGTTTGATTACTGTACAGCGACGTTGCCAGGCAATGGCTACCCGATGGTAGCTCGTTACGTGTCGAGTCAGGGTGATTCTCGTTGTCTGCGGTAAGGTAAGCCGCACTACCCACCGACGTCAGTCACGTTTCTCTGAACGACTGTAGCTTCCGATGCCTATTACTGAAACAGATCATGTGTTCCGATCAGTCACCTAACTTCACTTAAGTAATACATATGCTTAACAGAACAATTATGAACACTGGCCAGTCTTGGACCTATCTCATCTGGCTGGATCCAAAGAATCCAAAATATTAGCCATTTTgtgacattattctgattaaaaccGACctatttaacccttaagtgcataggtaaactaaatattaggaacatgaatgcatacatggggtccattgaggaccccacttacctaagtccttgctaactttgattacagcaacaatttatttctgtaaacacattaaacataacctaaatattgacagaagcaaatagttgaactctcagttcacaaatggcgcggctaaaaatgttaacgcaaaatccaacactggggtcctttgcagaccccactcatgcatttaagggttaatccACGATATGATTCAAATAGTCGGTTCGCATAGTCGAGATTCTACTGCAACGTGAATCGAACAAGTTGCTCTGacttgtatcgtgtttggtctcgttttaatcagaaaaatgtcgcaaacAACCTGGGCGAACGTTTCCCAAAGAACTAATCAAAAGCAAACAagtttttccattaaattagcAACGTGATTGATTAGCGATGAATTTTGTCACAAAGATCTTGCAGATTTTTTCGAGATTCGTGTCAAGACGTTACTGTGTAAATTTGATTTCCATAGATGGTAGAGATCAACCTGGAAAATTTTGAGGTCCTGTGCTTAGGCAGGACCAGGTGGTTCAGAAATCGTTGGGTGGTATCTTGATGCAGATATTGCCTCGGTTTGGTGAGCAGAGGGGGGTGGTTTTCAATGATCATACACGCTGCCTGTCCGTTGCTTGTGCCACTAAGAATGCCTGGGTACCAGGTTGGAGTGGTTAACTCGCAGGTTGCTCGCAATAAACGATTATACCGTGCGAAAGTGATGGTGTTGCCGTTTATGAATCGCTTGGACAATGTCCTACTACCGCCACCTTTGCTGTACACCGATCTTTTCCCTCTGGATAATATCCTGGATGTTTCTGCAACAAAAGAAACCTCGATCACTATCCATCCTCCAAAACCATGACTtaacttaaaaataaaaataacaaatttatacACGCGAACGTTCCTTTTATTGGTATATTCCTTTTAGCCATTTGTATACCTAAGGATTATCTGGGATAATTGTAATCTACATTATAGTACTGCTATGTCCATTTTTAAGGAAATTGTGAGTTCACATGGCCCGTTTTGGTACATGAAAAATCATTGTCGTTTtgtgaaaataatttctttcggttTCTAAGCATTTAAAGTTGACTTTAACTAAAGTTCTAACTTTGGGGGATGATGACGTCCTCTAAACTAGACTtagtacaattttaaaaaatcagagAATTAGCTCTCTGGGGGCGTGGCTTagtggagtgggggtaggccgttgCCCacgggggcgtggcttcgtgcccgtcGTTCTGTGCATGACCAGGACAGTGTCGCTAGATCAagtgcccccactctaacttccccttccaccgcgctatttcctccagtcacgtgacgcgcttctggcagagagagggtaactttttcccctcgattcgtgctccctcccctcatctggcgacactggcccaGGGCAAGTAaatctgcccgtacgggcagacgctgaacgcTGAATGCTTCTAGTCTTTAAACAACAGTTATTAcagttttagaaaaattaaaaaatatagccCGTTCAGTGTCTCAACTTTAAAGGATGCTCCTATCATTTGAACTCCAGTTATGTGTATCTCTTCCGCGACTCGAAATATCGGTTCGCCGGTGCACAAACCTATCTTCAGTGAGCCAAATCATTTCAAGAGCCTCGCGCAGTCATCAGGATCGGTTCGGAACAGTGTTTCTGAGACGAATTTGCCGCGTTTCTCGTCCATTCGCAGGAAGAGCGCCGAGTCAGTTAGGTTTTGCGAGCGGCCTGTTAAAAACGTTCACTGTGCAGGACCATCGGTGATGATTTTCCCCAGGATGCACACGCGTGAACGTACAGCGGTCATTTGTGTTGTCGGTCGTATGTTTCCCGTGTTGTGGCGGTCGTTCAGAAAATTTTGCGCAGCCCGCGTTTCATTAATTCATTTGATTGCTCTAACGCTCGTCCGGGCGACTTTTTCGTGGGGCCAACCATGCCAAAGTCATGATAGCAAGAGTTACACGCGGACGTGTCTGCGACTCGGGAAATTGTGCGAACCGGTGAGAACGAAGCTTTGAAAATCGTCACTGAACCTCATTCTTCGTCGTGACGTCGGACAAACGAAACGCGAAGACAAATGACTATCATCTGCGACGGGTCGATCGAATCATCCTTGATCAAAATTTTTGCTGATCAGGGTTGAGAACAAATAATCATTTGACAtatgaattatttcatttttattcgattaatgacatttaaaaaaaaagagtatTTTTTGTGCAGTATTACACTTTACAGaactttaaaaattacgtttagACGATTATTATTACGAAACGAAAAAATCCCAATATCTCATATTATATCTATGTTATCGAACAATAATCAGTTTAGATAAGAACGATGAGGAAAAGAAATGACCAATGTGCAACAACCATGGTTGCGTATTAGCGTAATGTCACCACGGTAATTCCCAACACGAAGCCCAACAGACAGGCTTCGTAATACTGTGAGCATACTTCCGGCAACGTATGTCGTACGGGAAAGGTGAAAAATGATGGCAATAATTTCTCGGAATATGTGGAAGAGATGTGCAcaatatttctgaaaaatttatccTCTGTACCGCAGGATGTAATTCTTGGGAAGCCCAGAAGTTTGACAGCTCGATGACG from Halictus rubicundus isolate RS-2024b chromosome 14, iyHalRubi1_principal, whole genome shotgun sequence carries:
- the LOC143360957 gene encoding E3 ubiquitin-protein ligase RAD18; this encodes MWPPEYIQLKHIEDLMFCGICYEYINTSVITSCSHNYCSLCIRKYLHYKTQCPTCFAETFEKDLRKNKVLDEIIAQFLQVKDKLKKCLKGPLQFLPGNKCDGFLNSPKSTHQKKYSPSIKQENASISRNLISANIASPSTNVQRDLSSPSTSGKNKIPEMFTPKSTKRQDPVSTDETKVVICPVCKVTISETNINRHLDDCLKREAKKDQVQIKTDAKRQPLPKLVFSLMKDAVMRKKLKEFGLSAQGERKIMEARLQRYIVLYNAECDKSTPRSVSELIKQCEDEENLEKRINKTSFINKLQVNRNTEQNVIDEERKKYLEAHKDSFESLIKRIKSSELQRNPTVRRNLLNESFEGYKRTVQKSETIAESSDDSINDVDKNDLPSVNSHAYIQDSDSDSACPLQMYSSSDPKKCLNIEFPCNNNAEMNETRSDYNDHVGEIEVESDHVKSDIRSDISVCTWNSSNHKISLKRGERMKFSKDETRRVDFSSTRDNSSSDQEDGDCEKPAPVLQNICYDLSSNDSIDSKLSSGKSNAVNNGFLNNSLLNSSRIEKENISSSPECSGSRSYRKRNRDFIQNDGKTVYDVKKRLKKLSPSNLSETDESNEGSVSVLCDDQETCLQSKTRLRNRNMNTTVVESTTVLRKSVRTKRKNNM
- the LOC143361081 gene encoding uncharacterized protein LOC143361081 isoform X1; amino-acid sequence: MTFLRRQETSRILSRGKRSVYSKGGGSRTLSKRFINGNTITFARYNRLLRATCELTTPTWYPGILSGTSNGQAACMIIENHPPLLTKPRQYLHQDTTQRFLNHLVLPKHRTSKFSSNRHRKLQSFRET
- the Eif5 gene encoding eukaryotic translation initiation factor 5, with amino-acid sequence MGSVNVNRNVSDAFYRYKMPRIQAKVEGKGNGIKTVIVNMVDVAKAIGRPATYPTKYFGCELGAQTQFDFKNERFIVNGSHDAIKLQDLLDGFIRKYVLCPACDNPETELVVSAKKSTISQGCKACGHHGLLESNHKLNTYILKNPPSLNPAVQGSSLTEGKRGKRSKRANGDTTTTTTATANGDRSGSPENDTSAKDIVVEVPEKIPDEDVDDVNWAVDVSEEAVRARLQDLTDGAKGMTISDDLEKTEKERMDMFYKLVKCRRDAGQLDNHKELIAEAERLEIKIKAPLILAELLFDQNIAAQAKKYRVLLLRFTHDDTKAQKYLIRGIEQVIALHKDSLMPKVPGILKLFYDADILEEKALFEWASKVTKKYVSKDLSQEIHDKAAPFITWLKEAEEEDSESEEEDDDLEIEYDDRAKQSLKPQQSPPAQKPAAVNEDSNDEDDFDIDAI
- the LOC143361081 gene encoding uncharacterized protein LOC143361081 isoform X2 encodes the protein MRLYRAETSRILSRGKRSVYSKGGGSRTLSKRFINGNTITFARYNRLLRATCELTTPTWYPGILSGTSNGQAACMIIENHPPLLTKPRQYLHQDTTQRFLNHLVLPKHRTSKFSSNRHRKLQSFRET